The following DNA comes from Alphaproteobacteria bacterium HT1-32.
GTGGCAGACCGGATTCTGTTCGATGCGAAACCACCGAAGCGCGATGATGCCCTGCCCGGCGGTAATGCGGAAAGTTTCGACTGGTCGCTGCTGACCAGTGCGGACTGGCCGGGCCGGTGGATGCTGGCTGGCGGGCTTGATGCGGATAATGTTGCGTCGGCAATCCGGCAAACCCGTGCAACGGATGTCGATGTTTCCTCCGGTGTTGAAGACAAGCCCGGACGCAAGAACCCGGAGAAGATCCGCCTGTTCCTGAAAGCGGTTGCCGGGCGGTAATCTGTGATCCTGAACCAGATGCCGGATCGTGTGGCCTGTCAGGGCGTCTGAAGTACCACAAGTCCCAGCATCATCAGGGACAGGGCGGTCAGCCAGCCCGCAAGGATGCGGAGGGCGATCTGCATCCAGAACTTCCCCGCCCTGGTGGTCAGCCATCCCGTATTGAAGCAAATCAGCAGGATGGCGAGACTGGCCGCAACGATTCCGATAGTCCCGTCACCTGTCAGCCGTGCATGGAGGACAGTTTCATGTCCGGTCAGTCCGCCCGCCAGTAAGGCGGCTGCGGCGCAGATGATAACTGGCAGGCGAAGTTTCAGCGCCGTCAGCAAGGCAAGGGCAGAAGACAGAACGAGGTAGGGCAGATAGGGAAACAGGGTGGCCTGTTCGTCCAGCACGGCAACGGTGCCACCGGATAATAGCCCTGCCAGCAGCAGGCCCGTCGACCAGTGAAGATGCTGCCTGCCCTGCTGACCGGCCCACAGGCCAAGCGCCAGCAACAGCATGATCTGGTTCGGAGCGAGGACGGGATGCAGCAGCCCGGCGGAAAACGGGTCGAGACCCTCTGTAACCGGATGGGCAGAGGCTGTTGCCGGAAGCAGCACCAGTACCAGCAGGGCAGGGATGGCGATCAGGCTGTGCCGCGTCACACGGTCACGGAGAGGAAATAGATGCCGATGGCGGCGATAAAGCCGCCGATGCTCCGCACCGCCAGCAGACCGTTCGGTGCCAGCAGCAGCAGGCCAAGGCCCATGCCGCAGAGATGCAGCAGCCCGGTGGTCAGGACAAATCCGGCGGCAAAGGCAAAGGGGTTTGCCGCATCCGGCAGTTCCATGCCGTGAGCATGGCCATGGATGACGGCAAAAATTGCGACAATGATGGCGGCAATCCAGTGAGGTACCCGCTTTGCCAGGGCGATGGCGCCGCCGATGATGAGGATAGACAGGGCAATTCCGATGTTTTCGCCGGGCAGGAACAAGCCAGCCATCCCGGTAAGCGCGGCCATTGCCATAATGACAGGAAAGATCACCGGCAGCAGCCAGAGCGCGGGTGCACCCAGCAATGCGCCCCATAGACCAACGGCGACCATGGCGACCAGGTGGTCCAGTCCGAACAGGGGATGCACCAGCCCGGCGATCAGTCCATCAGCGGCAGTGCCACCTTCATGGGCTTCCACGACAGAGCCGGTGAACAGGGCGGCGACAATGGCGATAAGGCCGATGAGATAGCGCAATTCGATGGTCAGCAGCGGTTCGGACGGTTCTGTGCTCATCATTCAACTTTGCCCGGATGTGATGATCTCGGCCTGACGATAGCCCTGAACGTAGAGCAGGGCCGTCAGGTCGGAATGGTCAAC
Coding sequences within:
- a CDS encoding Ni/Fe hydrogenase; translation: MSTEPSEPLLTIELRYLIGLIAIVAALFTGSVVEAHEGGTAADGLIAGLVHPLFGLDHLVAMVAVGLWGALLGAPALWLLPVIFPVIMAMAALTGMAGLFLPGENIGIALSILIIGGAIALAKRVPHWIAAIIVAIFAVIHGHAHGMELPDAANPFAFAAGFVLTTGLLHLCGMGLGLLLLAPNGLLAVRSIGGFIAAIGIYFLSVTV